A single Parabacteroides timonensis DNA region contains:
- a CDS encoding low molecular weight protein-tyrosine-phosphatase, with the protein MKQEKIRLLFVCLGNICRSPSAEAVMKKLVKDAGLEKQIEIDSAGIMGYHEGERADERMRAHAARRGYVLDSISRPVRTTDFYDFDLIIGMDDRNVDDLKHKAPDLESVAKIHQMTEYSRNKLYDYVPDPYYGGATGFELVLDLLEDACGGLLDTISSGPDS; encoded by the coding sequence ATGAAACAAGAAAAGATAAGATTGTTATTTGTATGTCTTGGGAATATTTGTCGTTCCCCCTCTGCCGAGGCAGTGATGAAGAAACTGGTGAAGGATGCGGGTCTGGAGAAGCAGATCGAAATAGATTCGGCCGGTATTATGGGCTATCATGAAGGTGAACGGGCTGATGAACGTATGCGGGCGCATGCTGCCCGGCGAGGATACGTGCTAGACTCTATCTCACGCCCTGTCCGTACGACGGATTTCTATGACTTCGACCTGATCATCGGTATGGATGACCGGAATGTGGATGATCTGAAACACAAAGCTCCCGACCTGGAATCCGTAGCTAAGATCCACCAGATGACGGAATATAGCCGTAATAAATTGTACGACTATGTGCCCGACCCGTATTACGGTGGTGCCACGGGTTTTGAACTTGTATTGGATTTACTGGAAGATGCTTGTGGCGGATTATTGGATACTATTTCTTCAGGTCCGGATAGCTGA